Below is a window of Herbiconiux aconitum DNA.
GCTCGGTGCCGTCGGAGGGGCGGTTGATCACCGCCGCCTCAGCTGTGCCGGGGCGACGGGCGGCGAGGGTGGTCGATCCGCCGCCGTCGAGGTTCACGGCGTTGTAGGAGCCGAGGTCGAGCATGAGGTCGCCGAGCTCCTGGATGGTCATGCCGCGGCCGTCGCCGGCTCGTCCGTCGATCGAGACGACCGTCACGTGGGTGCCGTCGCGGCTCACGCCGACGGCGGTGCGTCCGGCCTCGACCTGGTCGTCGGGTGTCTGCGCGCCGTCGACGATCAGGCGCTGCGATCCACTGACGGCGAGGTCGACGTCGGCGCTCGTGCCCACGGTGATGTCGACACGCTGTCCGACCGAGAGGGCGGCGAGACGGTCGGCACCGGCTTCACGCCCGATCAGCACGCCGGTGCCGTCGGCGATCGACGTGGGGCCGCTCACCGAGGCGGCGTCGGTCGAGACGGCAGTGACGACTCCGTCCTTCACGGTGACGGATGCGACGCGCGCGGCCAGCGCATCCGGGCCGCCGAGCGGGCGGCTGAGCGGGTGAGCGCCCCAGGCCGCGGTGTAGTAGCCGATGGCGTCGGTGGCGAGGCCCGGGGTGTTGACGCCGGCGACGGTCGTCGGCACGCCGCCCACGGTGAAGGTCGCCTTCGCGGACAGCGCCTGGACGGCGGCTACACCGTCGGTGAGGGTGAACGCTTCCCGACTGCCGGAGGCGGCGCTCCGCACACCCTGACTGGGCGACACGTTCGTGCCGACCGGGGCGACCGAGTAATTCATGTCGAAGTAATCGCCGTTCACGGCGGCGACCGCGCCGGTGCCGGCGATCTGCTGGGAGACCGGGGCGCCGCCCGAGACGGTTCCGGAGTCGAGCACGTCGAGCGAGAGCGTGGGAGTGCTGAGATCGGCTGTCATCACGTGGCCGGTGACCCAGCCGGCCGGCTGGAGTCGGCGGAAGTCGGTGAGCACGAGGCCCGGCGCGAGTGTCTCGGTGCTGGCACTGAGCAGTGACGAGTCGCCACCGGAGAGGTCGAGTCCGCCCGTTTCGGGAGCGGTGAGGGCGCCGGCGGGTGCCGCGGTGACGCCCGAGGCCGCGAGGGCGGGCGTGGCCCCCGAGAGGCCGGCGACGGAGAGGCCGCCGAGCGCGAGCGCGCAGGCGACGCCGAGCGAGAGGGCCCGGACGGTGAGGAGGCGGCCGGTCGTGGCCGGCGGATGGTCGGGCGGCGTGCTGTGCGCAGGCATGCAGAACTACTTTCACTTCAGGTGCGTGGAGAAGCCGACGAACCCAGACCCGGGTTCACGTCGACAGGGAGACGTTAGGCAGCGGCCGAGGCGGGGTCGTGTTCGGGCGGCGAACGCCGGGTTGCCGACGGGTTAACGACCCGTGACCGGTCGGCGCGGCGGCGATTTCGGAATGATCGCATCCGGCTCTCACTTAGAGATGATGCAATAGAGGTGTGGATGCGGCCGCTCTTGCGGCCCGCCCGAACCGCTGACTCCCACGTACTGAGGCTCCTGTGACGATCGATCTGAACCACCCGGCAAGCACCGCGACACTGCAGGCGGCCGACGTCGAACGCATCCGCGCCGACTTCCCGATCCTCTCGCGAACGGTGAACGGGCATCCGCTGGTCTATCTCGACTCGGGCGCCACCTCGCAGAAGCCGCAGCGCGTCATCGACGTGGAACGCTCCTATTACGAGCTCAACAACGCGGCCGTGCATCGCGGCGCCCACACCCTCGCCGGTGAAGCCACCGAACTCTTCGAAGACGCCCGCTCGGCCGTGGCGCGATTCGTGGGCGTGGCCGACGATGAGATCGTCTGGACCTCGAACGCCACCGAGGGCATCAACCTCGTGGCCTACGGCATGTCGAACGCCTCCCTCGGGCGTGGGGGCGCCGCTGCCGAGCGGTTCCGGCTCGGCGCCGGCGACGAGATCGTGGTGACCGAGCTCGAGCACCACGCGAACCTCGTGCCGTGGCAGGAACTGGCCTTCCGCACCGGCGCGACGCTGCGGCACATCGGTCTCGACGACGAGGGGCGCATCCGTCTCGACCAGGCCGCCGAGATCATCAATCCGCGCACCCGCGTGGTGGCCTTCGCTCACGTCTCGAACGTGCTCGGCGCCGTCAACCCCGTGGCCGAACTGGTCTCCCTCGCCCACGAGGTGGGCGCGCTCGTGGTGCTCGACGCCTGCCAGTCGGCACCGCACCTGCCGCTCGACCTCGCCGCGCTCGACGTGGACTTCGCCGTGTTCTCGGGGCACAAGATGCTCGCGCCCACCGGGGTCGGCGTGCTCTACGGTCGCTCCGAGCTTCTCAACGCTCTGCCTCCGTTCCTCACCGGAGGGTCGATGATCACCACGGTCGGGCTCACCGAATCCGAGTTCCTGCCCGCTCCGATGCGCTTCGAGGCCGGCACGCAACGGGTGTCCCAGGTGATCGCTCTGGCCGCCGCCGTCGACTACCTCGGCGAGATCGGCATGCACCGCATCGCCGGCTGGGAGGCCGAGCTCGGCCATCGCCTGTATGAGGGGCTGACCGCCGTGCCCGGCGTGCGCGTGCTCGGCCCGGCTCCGGGCGACGGCGTCGAACGGGTGGGGCTTGCGAGCTTCGTGGTCGACGGCATCCACTCGCACGATGTCGGACAGTTCCTCGACGACCGAGGTATCGCGGTGCGGGTGGGCCACCACTGCGCGCAGCCGGTGCACCGCCGCTACGGGGTCTCGTCCACCACCCGGGCGAGCACCTACCTCTACAACACGGCGGCCGAGGTCGACGCGGCGGTGGCTGCCGTGGCCGACTCGCGCGCATTCTTCGGGGTGGCGTGATGGTCTCCAGCGAACTGCAGAGCATGTACCAGGCGGTCATCCTCGACCATTCGAAGCAGAAGCACGGCTTCGGGCTGCACGCTGACGCCGACGGGTCGTCGCACCAGATCAACCCCACCTGCGGCGACGAGGTCACCCTTCAGGTGCATCGCGGCGACCACGGATCGATCGCCTCCATCAGCTGGGAGGGCCAGGGCTGCTCGATCTCGACCGCCTCGGCCTCGCTGCTCAGCGATCTCGTGCACGACCTCTCCGACGACGAGGTGGCCGCGCGAATCGGCGCTTTCCGCGAGCTGATGCAGTCCAAGGGTGCGATCGAGGGCGACGAGGAGCTGCTCGGCGACGCCGTGGCGCTCGGTGGCGTCTCGCGCTACATCACGCGCATCAAGTGCGCGATGCTGCCCTGGGTGGCGTTCGAAGACGCGCTGCGCCCCTAAAATCGCAGCATGACCCCACGCTCCGACGCCGAACGTCGACGCGTCGCCGAAGCGGATGCCGGGGGATGGCGCGACTGGGGCCCGTATCTCGCCGAACGTGCCTGGGGCACGGTGCGCGAAGACTACAGCGCCGACGGCGACGCCTGGCGCTCCTTTCCGCACGACCACGC
It encodes the following:
- the sufU gene encoding Fe-S cluster assembly sulfur transfer protein SufU encodes the protein MVSSELQSMYQAVILDHSKQKHGFGLHADADGSSHQINPTCGDEVTLQVHRGDHGSIASISWEGQGCSISTASASLLSDLVHDLSDDEVAARIGAFRELMQSKGAIEGDEELLGDAVALGGVSRYITRIKCAMLPWVAFEDALRP
- a CDS encoding SufS family cysteine desulfurase yields the protein MTIDLNHPASTATLQAADVERIRADFPILSRTVNGHPLVYLDSGATSQKPQRVIDVERSYYELNNAAVHRGAHTLAGEATELFEDARSAVARFVGVADDEIVWTSNATEGINLVAYGMSNASLGRGGAAAERFRLGAGDEIVVTELEHHANLVPWQELAFRTGATLRHIGLDDEGRIRLDQAAEIINPRTRVVAFAHVSNVLGAVNPVAELVSLAHEVGALVVLDACQSAPHLPLDLAALDVDFAVFSGHKMLAPTGVGVLYGRSELLNALPPFLTGGSMITTVGLTESEFLPAPMRFEAGTQRVSQVIALAAAVDYLGEIGMHRIAGWEAELGHRLYEGLTAVPGVRVLGPAPGDGVERVGLASFVVDGIHSHDVGQFLDDRGIAVRVGHHCAQPVHRRYGVSSTTRASTYLYNTAAEVDAAVAAVADSRAFFGVA